The proteins below come from a single Corylus avellana chromosome ca3, CavTom2PMs-1.0 genomic window:
- the LOC132175007 gene encoding uncharacterized protein LOC132175007 yields the protein MCSPMADTDSENIKYQKLISEQNQANPSKFYSQFMYKALVVTFFLVILPLFPSQAPEFINQSLLTRSWELLHLVFVGIAVSYGLFSRRNDETEKENNSSKFDNAHSYVSRFLEVSSVFDDEAEIPSGSDENKVQTWSSQYYRNEPVVVVAQEHSVLDEHRSSGEKPLLLPVRSLKPRVPEPGVVESANESESNGSSVSNSRSNSKQGYRRFSSNSNKSRNVELGGLDHVGLEEKLINNVVLPSPIPWRSRSGRMEMKEEADRDIPPLYTLPPSMVESEFNRLESRSSRLQMSHSSRSNSNTSSPKLSQSSPRKSSPSPSPSLSPSPSLSAESQAKNAEDFVRKKSFYKSSPPPAPPPPPPMIRTSSSMKRNSSNGVSIEKELRRSFTGESLASRENGSATGKSKPTFVRFSEEEKEDFVDTVTMVSDEDTETEDDDVVGGDFVRTDSGTSCSSGGGGGGASVPTPTPTPSSAGDGGPDVDRKADEFIAKFREQIRLQRIDSIKRSAGQMKRNSSR from the coding sequence ATGTGTTCTCCAATGGCAGATACAGATTCTGAGAACATCAAATACCAAAAGCTTATTTCAGAGCAAAACCAAGCGAACCCAAGTAAGTTTTACTCGCAATTCATGTACAAAGCTCTCGTAGTTACATTTTTCTTAGTTATTCTTCCGCTATTTCCTTCACAAGCCCCTGAATTCATCAATCAAAGTTTACTCACCAGAAGCTGGGAGCTTCTACACCTCGTTTTTGTCGGAATCGCCGTCTCATACGGGCTATTTAGCCGGCGAAACGACGAAACAGAGAAGGAAAATAACAGCTCTAAATTCGATAATGCGCATTCGTACGTGTCTAGATTCCTTGAGGTGTCGTCTGTTTTTGATGATGAGGCCGAAATCCCATCTGGGTCTGATGAGAACAAGGTCCAGACGTGGAGTAGTCAGTACTATAGGAATGAGCCCGTGGTTGTTGTAGCTCAAGAACACTCTGTTCTCGATGAACACAGAAGCTCAGGCGAGAAGCCGCTGCTTTTGCCTGTTCGGAGCTTGAAACCGCGTGTTCCTGAGCCAGGTGTGGTTGAATCCGCTAATGAATCTGAATCCAATGGCTCCTCTGTCTCTAATAGTCGGTCTAATTCAAAACAGGGTTACAGAAGGTTTTCAAGCAATTCGAATAAAAGCAGGAACGTGGAATTAGGAGGTTTGGATCATGTGGGATTGGAGGAGAAATTGATTAACAACGTTGTGCTTCCTTCGCCAATTCCATGGCGATCGAGGTCTGGAAGAATGGAAATGAAAGAAGAAGCTGACAGAGACATTCCTCCCCTGTATACTCTGCCTCCTTCAATGGTGGAATCTGAATTTAATCGGCTCGAATCTCGGTCTTCAAGGTTGCAGATGTCTCACTCATCGCGATCTAATTCCAACACTTCTTCTCCAAAGCTGTCTCAATCTTCCCCGAGGAAGtcatctccttctccttctccttctctttctccttcGCCATCCCTGTCAGCAGAATCACAAGCCAAGAATGCAGAGGATTTCGTGAGGAAGAAGAGCTTTTACAAGTCCTCTCCTCCTCCTGCACCTCCGCCGCCGCCACCAATGATCCGTACGTCATCTTCAATGAAGCGGAATTCTAGCAACGGGGTTTCGATTGAGAAGGAGCTGAGGCGAAGCTTCACAGGTGAAAGCCTGGCGAGCAGAGAGAACGGTTCAGCAACGGGAAAATCAAAGCCAACCTTCGTGAGATTCTccgaggaagaaaaagaagattttgtCGACACGGTGACAATGGTGTCCGATGAAGACACGGAAACCGAAGACGACGACGTTGTGGGAGGAGATTTTGTTCGAACCGATTCCGGAACAAGTTGTTCaagcggcggcggcggcggcggagCAAGTGttccaactccaactccaactccaagCAGCGCCGGCGATGGAGGACCTGACGTGGACAGGAAGGCAGATGAGTTCATAGCGAAATTCAGAGAGCAAATCCGGCTTCAGAGGATTGATTCCATCAAGAGATCCGCCGGACAGATGAAGAGAAACTCTTCAAGGTAA